In Vibrio diazotrophicus, the following proteins share a genomic window:
- a CDS encoding DUF3545 family protein — translation MDDLHFDELLDAQIAKLRTNASSRAKPAKRMWREIEAIRDRKRLERELLEMDVCLELDDLKL, via the coding sequence ATGGATGACTTGCACTTCGATGAACTGTTAGATGCACAGATCGCAAAGCTCCGCACAAATGCGAGTAGCAGAGCGAAACCAGCTAAAAGGATGTGGCGTGAGATAGAAGCTATACGAGATCGAAAACGGTTGGAAAGAGAGTTATTAGAAATGGATGTCTGTCTAGAACTTGATGACCTCAAATTATAA
- a CDS encoding hemerythrin domain-containing protein, with amino-acid sequence MMIERIRREHGYMTRLLAILRGKLQLLKDEKPINYSLVKEIVDYLSRHSESVHHPKEDILYRHYIQHYGEHEEVSDLEKEHAQLSKSTHEFLNTVEMILNDAVVPQDVFMEQLEQFINSQRQHLEMEEQTVLPLINRTFSVADWQKVESEWNCNEDDPVFGSTIAERYAQLARRVRKSETECN; translated from the coding sequence ATGATGATTGAAAGAATCAGACGTGAACATGGATACATGACTCGACTGTTGGCTATTTTGCGCGGAAAGTTACAGCTTCTTAAAGACGAAAAACCGATTAACTACAGCCTCGTTAAGGAGATTGTGGATTATCTTTCAAGGCATTCTGAAAGTGTCCATCACCCTAAAGAAGACATTCTTTATCGGCATTACATTCAGCACTATGGAGAGCATGAAGAAGTATCGGATTTAGAAAAAGAACATGCTCAATTATCCAAATCAACCCATGAGTTTTTGAATACCGTTGAGATGATCTTAAATGATGCAGTTGTTCCTCAAGATGTATTCATGGAGCAGTTGGAGCAATTCATTAATTCACAGCGTCAACATTTAGAAATGGAAGAGCAAACGGTTTTACCGCTGATTAATCGGACTTTTAGCGTCGCAGATTGGCAGAAGGTAGAATCTGAGTGGAATTGCAATGAAGATGACCCTGTATTTGGATCAACCATTGCGGAAAGATACGCTCAGCTTGCTCGTCGAGTAAGAAAAAGCGAAACAGAATGCAACTAA
- the ung gene encoding uracil-DNA glycosylase: MSHSLTWHDVIGLEKEQEYFQQTLKFVEAERAAGKVIFPPAKDVFNAFRFTEFDDVKVVILGQDPYHGPNQAHGLCFSVLPGVKTPPSLVNMYKELAQDIDGFQIPNHGYLKSWADQGVLLLNTVLTVEQGKAHSHAKTGWETFTDRVIDALNQHRQGVIFLLWGSHAQKKGQMIDRSKHHVLMAPHPSPLSAHRGFLGCKHFSQTNQILKQLGQMPIDWQPTLDSNQ; the protein is encoded by the coding sequence ATGAGCCATTCCTTGACTTGGCACGATGTCATTGGTCTAGAGAAAGAACAAGAATATTTCCAGCAAACGCTGAAGTTTGTCGAAGCTGAGCGAGCCGCTGGTAAAGTCATTTTCCCGCCTGCTAAAGATGTGTTTAATGCATTTCGTTTTACTGAGTTTGATGACGTTAAAGTCGTTATCCTCGGACAAGACCCTTATCATGGGCCTAATCAGGCGCATGGCTTGTGCTTTTCTGTTTTACCGGGAGTGAAAACGCCTCCTTCTCTGGTGAATATGTATAAAGAACTGGCTCAAGATATTGACGGCTTTCAGATCCCGAATCATGGCTATTTAAAAAGCTGGGCGGATCAGGGCGTCTTGTTGCTCAATACTGTTTTAACGGTAGAGCAGGGGAAAGCACATTCACATGCTAAAACGGGTTGGGAAACGTTCACGGACCGTGTAATTGATGCGTTAAACCAACATCGTCAAGGCGTGATCTTCCTTCTTTGGGGATCTCATGCGCAGAAAAAGGGGCAGATGATAGATAGAAGTAAGCATCATGTACTTATGGCTCCTCATCCTTCGCCGTTATCAGCGCATCGAGGATTCTTAGGCTGTAAGCATTTTTCGCAAACAAATCAGATACTCAAACAGTTAGGGCAAATGCCAATTGATTGGCAACCAACTCTTGATTCGAATCAATGA
- the nfo gene encoding deoxyribonuclease IV: protein MTKEVKPLGNKYIGAHVSAAGGVDQAPLRAKEIGANAFAIFTKNQRQWVAKPLEASTIRRFKEQCQRLGFSADYILPHDSYLINLGAPEEEKLEKSRAAFIDEMERCNQLGLKLLNFHPGSHLKLVSEEQCLATIAESINLAHKAVPDVIAVIENTAGQGTNLGWRFEHLAAIIDQVEDKSRVGVCLDTCHTFAAGYDLSSFAACEATFAEFDRVVGMHYLRAMHINDSKGGLGSKLDRHHSLGKGEIGWDCFEYISKDPRFDNIPLILETIDPDIWHLEIQTMRDHHLSV from the coding sequence ATGACAAAAGAAGTAAAGCCTCTTGGCAACAAATATATTGGTGCTCATGTTTCCGCTGCTGGTGGCGTCGATCAGGCGCCATTAAGAGCAAAAGAGATTGGTGCAAACGCGTTTGCTATCTTCACTAAAAATCAGCGTCAATGGGTAGCGAAGCCACTAGAAGCGTCAACAATAAGACGTTTCAAAGAGCAATGTCAGCGTTTAGGTTTCTCTGCTGACTATATTTTGCCTCACGACTCATACTTAATTAACTTGGGCGCGCCTGAAGAAGAGAAGTTGGAAAAATCGCGTGCAGCATTTATTGATGAGATGGAGCGTTGCAATCAGCTAGGATTGAAACTGCTGAACTTTCATCCGGGGAGCCATTTAAAACTGGTGTCTGAAGAGCAGTGCCTTGCGACTATTGCAGAGTCAATCAACCTTGCTCATAAAGCTGTACCTGATGTGATTGCTGTTATCGAGAATACAGCAGGGCAAGGAACGAACTTAGGCTGGCGCTTTGAACACTTGGCGGCAATCATTGATCAAGTAGAAGACAAATCTCGTGTCGGTGTTTGCCTCGATACTTGCCACACCTTTGCCGCTGGCTACGATTTAAGTAGCTTTGCCGCTTGTGAAGCTACTTTTGCGGAGTTTGATCGTGTTGTCGGTATGCACTATTTAAGAGCAATGCATATTAATGACTCAAAAGGTGGACTAGGCAGTAAGCTGGATCGCCACCATTCATTGGGCAAAGGTGAGATCGGTTGGGATTGCTTTGAATACATCTCTAAAGATCCTCGTTTTGATAATATCCCATTGATTTTAGAAACAATTGATCCTGATATTTGGCATTTAGAGATCCAAACAATGCGCGATCACCATTTAAGTGTATAA